Part of the Cryptosporangium arvum DSM 44712 genome, GTGCGGCTCGTCGCGGTCCCGGGTGCTGGTGAACGCCCGCCAGGTCGCGATGTACCTCTGTCGCGAGCTCACCGACCTCTCACTGCCCCGCATCGGTCAGGCTTTCGGCGGCCGCGACCACACGACGGTCATGCACGCCGACCGCAAGATCCGCCAGATGATGGCCGAGCGCCGCTCGCTCTACAACCAGATCGCGGAGCTCACCAACCGCATCAAGCAGCGCGCTCAGCAGCAGTAGTTCCCGACCAGAAAAGCCCGCTCCGGCCGACGCCGGGGCGGGCTTCGTCGTTTCGTTGTCCACACGTTCTATGCACCCCTTGGTCCACATGGTGTGGACACAGTCATCAACAGGTGGGTACGAGTGATCTCGCTGGCTGGCACGCTCATCCCATCACCCATCCACCGCACTGCCCCCAGGACTGTCCACCGTTTCACCAGCACTCATGCACAGCCTGGGGATAACTCTGTGGAAAGGGCTTTGGATTGTGGGAAACCTGTGCGGATAGGTGTGGGTCCGCTGTGGGTAACGGGGGACAACTTTTTCTCCTCCACAACTGTCCTCGCTTCATCCCCAAAGTTCCCACCGGTCTTCCACACGTTCCTTTGCGGCGCACGCTGCGCAAACGTGAGTTTTCCACGGTTCCCACAACCCCTACTACTACGACTAGACAGTTATCTAGAGAGATCTCAAGTGCTCTTCGGTGCTGGGGACTGTGGGGAAAACGCTTCTGAGCCGAGTTGGCGGAGCTTCGAACGAACGCATCGAAGAAGAGGCGGTTCACAACGCCCGGCGCACCGTTTCGTCGCCCCCACGGGGTACGGTCGGCTCCCCAGCACGGCGACGGACGGCATCACATCGACGGTGCTGCCACCATCGACGTCGGAGGCACAAAGGCCCGCAGTGATGGAGGCAAGGAATGAAGTTCCGGGTCGAGCGCGAGGCGCTTGCCGACGCTGTCGCGTGGACGGCGAAGAGCCTGCCGGCACGGCCGCCGGTGCCGGTGCTGGCAGGAGTCCTGCTGGACACCGACAACGACCGTCTCACTGTTTCGGGCTTCGACTACGAGGTCTCCAGCCAGATGGGTGTCGACGTGCAGACCGACACCCCGGGCCGCGTCCTGGTCTCCGGGCGCCTGCTGGCCGAGATCACCCGGGCCTTGCCGAACCACCCGGTCGAGCTCGACGCGGACGAGGCTCGCGCTGAGATCGTCTGCGGCACCGCTCGCTTCACGCTCCCGACGATGCCGGTCGAGGATTACCCGACGCTCCCCGAGATGCCGACCGTCGCCGGCGCCGTCGACGCGAACGAGTTCGCCGGCGCGGTGGCCCAGGTCGTCGTCGCCGCGGGCAAGGACGACACGCTCCCGGTGCTGACCGGTGTGCGCCTCGAGCTCGAAGGCGACCGCCTGACGCTGTTGGCCACCGACCGCTACCGCCTGGCCGTGCGTGAGCTCACCTGGCGGCCCGGCGCGCCCGACGTGAGCCAGCACGCGCTCGTCCCGGCCCGCACGCTGTCCGACACGGCTCGCGCGATGTCGTCGGGCACCGAAGTGACGCTGGCGCTGAGCCAGGGCGCCACCGGTGAGGGTCTGATCGGGTTCTCCGGCGCCGGGCGGCGCACCACCACCCGTCTGCTCGACGGGCAGTTCCCACCGGTCCGCTCGCTCTTCCCCGACAGCCACGCCATCCAGGCCAAGGTGCCCACCGCGACGATGGTCGAGGTCGTCAAGCGCGTCTCGCTCGTCGCCGAGCGCAACACCCCGGTGCGCCTGGCTTTCACGAGCGGCATGCTGACGGTCGAGGCCGGCGGCACCGACGACGCCCGCGCGTCCGAGTCCACCGACGCGGTCTTCGACGGGGACGACATCGAGATCGCGTTCAACCCGCAGTTCCTGCTCGACGGCCTGAACGCGCTCGGCACCGAGGTCGCCGTGCTGTCCTGCACGACGCCGCTCAAGCCGGCCGTGCTCACCGGTGAGGAGGCCGACGCCGAGTCCAAGCCCGTCAACGAGAGTGCTTACCGGTACCTGCTGATGCCGGTCCGCGTATCGCAGTAGCCGAGCTTTCGCGGGCGGTTCCCCGGCCCGTCGCCAGATAGCCGGGGACCGGTTGACATCCGCGCGCCGGGCACGGGGAAGAATCGATCATGAAGCGTCTGGTGTGTGGAGATGGTCGTGCCGGGGCACGACCGTCAGGCTGGACGCCATGCGGCACTCAATTCGGCCGCGCCGGGTCGTTTCGTGGGGAAGACCGGGCCGGTACCGCTACGCGAGGAGCAGGGGAGCAGCAGGATGGAGATCGGCCTCATCGGGCTCGGCAAGATGGGCGGCAACATGCGCGAGCGCCTGCGCCGCGCCGGCCACACCGTCATCGGGTACGACCGCAACCACGAGATCGCCGACGTCGGCAGCCTCACCGAGCTCGTGGACGCGTTCACGAGCTCGCCGCGCGTCGTCTGGGTGATGGTCCCCGCGGGTGACCCGACCCGCGACACCGTCAAGGAGCTCGGCGAGCTGCTCTCCGACGGCGACGTCGTCGTCGACGGCGGCAACTCCCGCTTCACCGACGACAAGATCAACGCCGACCACCTCGCCGAGAAGGGCATCGGCTACGTCGACGCCGGCGTCTCCGGCGGTATCTGGGGTCTCAAGAACGGCTACGCGCTCATGGTCGGCGGCTCCCCGGAGAACGTCGCGAAGGTCCAGCCGTTCTTCGAAGCGCTCAAGCCGGAGGGTGACTACGGCTACGTGCACGCCGGCCCGGTCGGAGCCGGCCACTTCGCCAAGATGGTTCACAACGGCATCGAGTACGGCATGATGCAGGCCTACGCCGAGGGGTACGAGCTGCTGACCGCGGCCGCCGTCGTCGAAGACGTGCCGGGTGTGCTGAAGAGCTGGCAGGAGGGCACCGTCGTCCGGTCCTGGCTGCTCGACCTACTGGTCAACGCGCTCCAGGAAGACCCCAACCTCGACGACATCAAGGGCTACGTCAACGACTCCGGCGAGGGCCGGTGGACCATCGAGGAGGCGATCAACCACGCCGTCCCGGTGCCGGTGCTCGCCGCCTCGCTGTTCGCCCGGTTCAGCTCCCGGCAGGACGACTCGCCGGCGATGAAGGCCGTGGCCGCGCTGCGCAACCAGTTCGGTGGCCACGCCACCACGAAGGCCGGTCAGGCCGCGACCGCCGCGGACCTCGGCGGGCCGGGCGACACCATCGACTCCTGAGGTGAGATGAGCACGGATCGGGCCGGGACCCCCAACCGGCAGGGTGGCACGTACGTCCGCCACCTGTCACTCGTCGACTACCGCAGCTACACCGCGGTCGCCGTCGACCTGGATCCCGGCCCGAACGTGTTCGTCGGCCCCAACGGCCAAGGCAAGACCAACCTCGTCGAGGCGATCGGCTACGTCTCCACCCTGGGCAGTCACCGGGTGGCGACCGATGCGCCGCTGGTGCGCGCCGGGGCCACGCGCGCGGTGATCCGGGCCGCGGTCGTCCGCGACGCCCGTGAGCTGGTCGTCGAGCTGGAGATCGTGCCGGGCAAGGCCAACCGGGCCCGGCTCAACCGGTCGCCGGTGAGTCGGCCGCGTGACGTTCTCGGTGCCCTGCGCACGGTGCTGTTCGCTCCGGAAGACCTGGCGCTGGTCCGTGGGGACCCGTCCGAACGGCGTCGGTTCGTCGACGACCTCCTCGTCGCCCGGTCGCCGCGCTTCGCCGCGGTGCGCGCCGACTACGACCGGGTGCTCAAGCAACGCAATGCGCTCCTGCGGACGGCGGCGTCGGCGCGTCGTGCTTCACGTGGAACATCCGGGGGAGACCTCCGCACCCTGGAGGTGTGGGACGGCCACCTGGCCACGCACGGCGCCGAGTTGCTGGCCGGCCGGTTGGAGGTGCTCGGCGCGCTCGAGCCGTACGTCGCGAAGGCCTACGACGCGGTGAGCGCGGGCAAGGGACGCACGCGGCTGGCGTATCGCTCCTCCACCCATGGCGACGCGGTCTCCGACACCCCGGAGCCCGTGGCCGAGCGTCCGGAGTTCAACGTCGACGTGCCGACGCTCACGCAACACATCCTGTCGGCGCTCGCCGAGGCGCGGAGCCAGGAGATCGAACGGGGCATCACGCTCGTCGGCCCGCACCGCGACGACGTCGTGCTCTGGTTGGGGGAGTTGCCGGCGAAGGGCTACGCCAGCCACGGCGAAGGCTGGTCTTACGCGCTCGCCCTGCGGCTCGGCAGCTACGAACTGCTCAGCGCCGACGGCGGCGAGCCCGTGCTGATCCTCGACGACGTGTTCGCCGAACTGGATTCCCAGCGTCGTGAGCGCCTGGCCGCTCTCGTGGGGGATGCTTCACAGGTGCTGGTGACCGCGGCCGTCGCCGAGGACGTTCCGCCGGCGCTGCAGGGCGCACGCTTCGAGGTCGCGGCCGGGGAGGTCACTCGTGTCTGAGGAACCAGCGAAGAGCCCCGCCGAGCCGCCCCCCGGTACGGAGCCGGCTCCCGGTACGCAGCCGCCTCCGTACGCCGGTACGGGGCCGAGCGGTCCACAGCTAGCCCGGGCCGCCCTGGACGCCGCACGGGCCGCCGGTCGCACCTACACCACTCGTCCCGAGGCGCCCAAGCGGCAACCCGGTGACGGACAGAGCCCGAAACGTCGGCGCTGGAGCAGTGCCGGGCCCGATCCGCGTGATCCCCAGCCGCTGGGCCGGCTGGTCCGCCGGATGGTGGCCGAGCGCGGCTGGGACCGCCCCACCGCCGAGGCCAGGGTCATCGGCGACTGGGAGAGCCTCGTCGGCCCCGAGATCGCCGCGAAATCGAAACCGGTCGGTCTGCGCGACGGTGAGTTGACCCTGCAGGCGGAGTCGACGGCCTGGGCCACCCAGCTCCGGCTGCTCTCCGGCAAGCTGCTCGGTCTGCTCTCGGCCGAAGTCGGGCCGAACGTCGTCCGCAAGATCCGGGTGCACGGTCCGGCGGCGCCGAGCTGGAAACGCGGGCCGCTCTCGATCCGCGGCCGGGGACCACGCGACACCTACGGCTGATCCACGTTCGCGGGTCACGGAGCCCCTACGGCTGACGCCCCCGGCGGGGCGGAGCGTCGACGTGGAACCGGTCGACCTCTTCGCCGTACTCCTCGAGCGTGTGCGCCACCCAGCCGGCGCACCGCGCCACCGCCAGGATCGCCAGCCCGGCGTCGGCCGGCATGCCCGCGGTGAACGTCAGCGCGGCCACGCCGAAATCGATCGTGGGGGCCAGCGGACGCCCGCGCCCACCGGTGGCCAGGAACTGCTCGACGGCCTCCCAGCGCCCGCGGTGGGGTGGCTCGGCGGCCAGTACGTCGATCAGCGTGCGGCCCCGGGGATCACCGTCGGGGTAGAGCGGGTGACCGAAGCCGGGCAGCTGGTTGTTCTGGTCGAGCAGCCGCGCGACGACCGCCACGCTGCCGTCCCGCTCCGCCTCGGCCAGCGTGCGGTGCACCAGCGCGGCCGAGCCGCTCTCCACCGGCCCGTCCAGCGTGTAGAGCGCGGCGCCGACGGCGGCGTACGGGTGGGCCCTGGCCGAGGCCGCTACCCGGGCCGCCAGCGTCGACGCGGTGATCGCGTGGTCGGCGAGCAGGCCGAGCGCGGTGTTCAACGGCGCCACCGCGCCCGGCTCCGGAGGGAGTGAGCTCAGCGCGCCCCAGAGGCGCTGCGCGACCGAGCCGTTCCCGTCCGACCCGCCCTGCCGGGGTAGCCCGTCGACGAGCGCGCCGATCAAGGTGGCCGCGGTGATCGTCACGGCCTCCGGGCGGAGGTCGGCCCGCAGCGGATCGACCGCACCGATCGCCGCCACGATGGCCCGGATCCGATCGAGCAGCCGCACGGTGGGTGGCAGGCCGCGCGACGCGGAGCGGGCGGCGTCGACGAACTCCACCGGGCTCGTGAACGACAAGGGCCGGCTCCGGTCCTCCGACCAGAGCCACCCGGCGACCGCCTCGAACGGCTCGGTGCGGGCCATCTCGCAGGCATCCCGCCCGCGGTACCAGAGCCGCTGTTCCCGGACCTCGCTCACCGACGACCGGACGAGCGGACCGCCGCCGTTGCCGGCCGCCGGAGTGCGGGGCTGGTGGGCCATCTGGTCGAGCTCGGCCGGATCGAAGTAACTGGTCCGGCCGTCGGCCCCTCGCACCCGGGACAGCAGCCCGCGGCTCACATACGCGTATAGCGTGGCCGGCTTGACGCCGAGCCGACGGGCGGCTTCGACGGTGGACAGCAGGGTGACCTCTTCGGTCATCCTCCACCTCCCCGCTCAACCGGCCAGTGCACATTGATCAATGTATCGATGTGCTGTCCCAGCGGGCTGGCGGTATCCACAGGTGTCTTGTGGATATGTGGATCAATATCGATCACCCCAGCGTGCGGGCGATCTCCAAACCGAGCCGATGGCCCGACATCCACGCCGTTTCGACCCGCGGCGAGCCCCAGGCGTCGCCGCAGAGGCCGATGCGTGCCTCACCGAAGTGGTACGGCGTCGCCCGCGGCCGGAGCGGACGCGCGTCCGACCAGGGCTGCACGAACGTCCAGCGCGGCTCGTCGGTGATGTCGAGGATCGAGCGCACCGTGTCCACGACCGGGCCGATGGCCTGATCCGGGTCGTCGAGATGCTCGGACGCGAAATCGGCTGTGGTGTGGGCGACCAGGACCGGAGCCGAATCGGCACGCCGCCGGCCGTCGTCCGCGATCCATTCGACCGTTGGGTCGTCGTGCACGAAGACCCCGTCGACGTCCCAGCGCCGCTCGGCCCAGCCCGCCGCCACTGCGAGCCCTGGTGACCAGGGGGAGTCCGTGGCGGCGAGTTCCTCCACGCACTCGGGGTCGAGCAGCCGCCGGGCCTGTTGGTCCGGCAGCGCGAGCACGACGGCGTCGACCGGCCAGCCGTTGACGCGGGGGCCCGGTCCGACGCTCGTGACCCGGTCGTCGAGCGAGACGAGCAGGCCGGTCGCCAGGTCCTCGACGAGCGATCGCAGACCGCCGGAGCTGCCGTAACGGACCGGCCCGTCCTCGGTGCGCTCGGAGCCGAGCGTGTTGTGCACGGTGAACGCGCGGGCCCACGGGTGAGCCAGGCCGCGGCGCACCCAGTCGTCGACGACCGTGCGGAACGCGTCGTCGCGGCACGTCAGGTACGACGCTCCGAGGTCGACCGGCCGACCGTCGAGTACGCGGGTGGCCATCCGCCCGCCGACGGTGTCCGCGGCCTCGCGGACGACTACCCGATGTCCGGCTCCCGCGATCGCTCGCGCGCAGGCCAGCCCTGCGATGCCGGCTCCGATGATCTGCACGTCAGACGCCATGCCCCCATCGTCACAGTTCGGCGGTCGGCCGCATCTCGGCACCTACCGCATCAACAAACATCAATGTCATTCAATGTTGATCAACCTAAAAGTTATCCACAGCCCGCCTGTGGATATGTGGATCGACTGCAATCGATGTTGATCGACACGGATCGTTACTGCATCACGCACCTCAATCGGCACACCATTACCGACTGCTTCACCGACCAACTGAGCTCGCCGCCGGGCCGCTACAGTGATCCGCCATGGCGACTGCGGCAGCCGAAAAGCGGCGGCTTCTCGCTCGGCTGGGTGAGGTCGACCGCCAAGCAGCGAGCCTCGACAACCTGAGACAGCAGATCCGCGACGCCGTTGCCGAGGTCAGCGCGGAAATCGCCGGCTCGGCGACCGGGAGCGACCGGCGCATCCTCGATCTGCTCCAGATGAACCTCGAGGAGCTGGACCGTTCGATCCTGTTGATGCGCAATGCGGTCGAGGCCGGTCGCGAATTCGTCGCGCAGGTACCTGAGTGAGTGCGACGCTCGCGAAGATTCACGTGCGTCCGGTGCGAGAATGACCACGGAGAGCGCTCGAACCGGCACCGATGGTTCCTGGAGGCGGCCCGATGGCATCTGAGTTGGAACGGATAGCCGGTCGGCTCCGTTTCCTCTCCGACCAGGCCCAGCAGCACCGGCAACCGGTTCTGGACGCATCGCGGAAGTTGCGCGAGGCGGCCAGTACGGTGCACACCGCCCGGTTCGATCCGCCGGAGGACGGCCCGGCGATCACCGCGCCGCCGCACCTCGCCGCCCGGCTCAGCCAGGCCGCCGACCGCGCGGGCCGAACCGTGGCCCCGCTGAGCCAGACCGCGGACCTCCTCCGGGTGTTCGCGGCCCGACTCGCGTCCGGTGGAATGTCGTCGGCCGGCGGCGTTCCGCCCGATCGGCCGCCAGGGAATCCGGCCGGTGGACCGCCTCCCACCTCGGCGGACGTGCCTTCGTCGCCCGAGCGCGGCGACCGCGAAGGGACAGCGGCGATGCCGAACGGCGCGGATTCCGTCGCACCCTCGCGGTACGGTCGCTACCCGACGACCACGACGGCTCGACGCTCGCCGGGAAATCGGTCGTACGAAGCCCGTAGGCAGCCCCAGTAGGTACCCACGTGGATGGGGGCTCGGAAGCGTCAGCTCGCCCACAGGACGCGCCGCTGCGACTTCCTGTCGGAGGGGGCGGCTAGACTGGAGCGGTACCCGCGCGTGTCAGGCTCCGCCGCGCCGCGCTCGCCCGACGCCGCCGGACCGCCGGTGGAGAGAGCAGCCGAGGCCAGTCCGTGTCAGAAAAGAAGAAGTCCGGCTACGACGCCAGCTCCATCACTGTTCTCGAAGGCCTCGAAGCGGTCCGCAAGCGCCCCGGTATGTACATCGGTTCCACCGGTGAGCGCGGCCTCCACCACATGGTGTGGGAGGTCGTGGACAACGCGGTCGACGAGGCGCTTGCCGGTTACTGCGACACGGTCGAGGTCACGCTGCTCGACGACGGGGGCGTGCGGGTCGTCGACAACGGCCGTGGCATCCCGGTGGGCATGCACCCGGTCGAGAAGCGCCCGGCCGTCGAGGTCGTCCTCACCGTCCTGCACGCGGGCGGCAAGTTCGACGGCAAGTCCTACGCGGTCTCCGGCGGTCTGCATGGCGTCGGTGTCTCGGTCGTCAACGCGCTGTCGCACAAGCTCGAGGTCGAGATCAAGACCGAGGGCTTCGTCTGGTACCAGCCGTACGAGAACACACAGCCGGCTGCCAAGCTCGAGAAGCGCGGCTCCACCAGCGAGCACGGAACCGCGATCACGTTCTGGGCCGATCCGGCGATCTTCGAGACCACGGTCTACAACCTCGAGACGATCCGCCGCCGCATGCAGGAGATGGCGTTCCTCAACCGAGGGCTGACGCTGATCCTGCGCGACGAGCGTGACCCCGACGGCGACCGCGGCGACAAGCCCCGCGAGTACACGTACCAGTACAAGGGCGGTATCGCGGACTACGTCCGGTTCCTGAACGAGAAGAACACTCCGATCCACAAGAGCGTCATCGAGTTCGCCGGGGAGAGCCAGGGCCTCGCCGTCGAGGTCGCGATGCAGTGGAACGAGAGCTACCGGGAGTCGATCCACTCGTTCGCGAACACGATCAACACGCACGAGGGCGGCACCCACGACGAGGGGTTCCGCACGTCGCTGACGAGCATCGTCAACCGGTACGCCAAGGAGAAGAAGCTCCTGCGCGGGAGCGACGACAACCTCACCGGTGACGACATCCGCGAGGGCCTGGCCGCGATCATCAGCGTCAAGATCGCCGACCCCCAGTTCGAGGGCCAGACGAAGACGAAGCTCGGCAACACCGAGGTGAAGTCGTTCGTCCAGAAGATCTGCAACGAGTGGCTGAACGACTGGTTCGAGCG contains:
- the dnaN gene encoding DNA polymerase III subunit beta, which gives rise to MKFRVEREALADAVAWTAKSLPARPPVPVLAGVLLDTDNDRLTVSGFDYEVSSQMGVDVQTDTPGRVLVSGRLLAEITRALPNHPVELDADEARAEIVCGTARFTLPTMPVEDYPTLPEMPTVAGAVDANEFAGAVAQVVVAAGKDDTLPVLTGVRLELEGDRLTLLATDRYRLAVRELTWRPGAPDVSQHALVPARTLSDTARAMSSGTEVTLALSQGATGEGLIGFSGAGRRTTTRLLDGQFPPVRSLFPDSHAIQAKVPTATMVEVVKRVSLVAERNTPVRLAFTSGMLTVEAGGTDDARASESTDAVFDGDDIEIAFNPQFLLDGLNALGTEVAVLSCTTPLKPAVLTGEEADAESKPVNESAYRYLLMPVRVSQ
- the gnd gene encoding phosphogluconate dehydrogenase (NAD(+)-dependent, decarboxylating); protein product: MEIGLIGLGKMGGNMRERLRRAGHTVIGYDRNHEIADVGSLTELVDAFTSSPRVVWVMVPAGDPTRDTVKELGELLSDGDVVVDGGNSRFTDDKINADHLAEKGIGYVDAGVSGGIWGLKNGYALMVGGSPENVAKVQPFFEALKPEGDYGYVHAGPVGAGHFAKMVHNGIEYGMMQAYAEGYELLTAAAVVEDVPGVLKSWQEGTVVRSWLLDLLVNALQEDPNLDDIKGYVNDSGEGRWTIEEAINHAVPVPVLAASLFARFSSRQDDSPAMKAVAALRNQFGGHATTKAGQAATAADLGGPGDTIDS
- the recF gene encoding DNA replication/repair protein RecF (All proteins in this family for which functions are known are DNA-binding proteins that assist the filamentation of RecA onto DNA for the initiation of recombination or recombinational repair.), which codes for MSTDRAGTPNRQGGTYVRHLSLVDYRSYTAVAVDLDPGPNVFVGPNGQGKTNLVEAIGYVSTLGSHRVATDAPLVRAGATRAVIRAAVVRDARELVVELEIVPGKANRARLNRSPVSRPRDVLGALRTVLFAPEDLALVRGDPSERRRFVDDLLVARSPRFAAVRADYDRVLKQRNALLRTAASARRASRGTSGGDLRTLEVWDGHLATHGAELLAGRLEVLGALEPYVAKAYDAVSAGKGRTRLAYRSSTHGDAVSDTPEPVAERPEFNVDVPTLTQHILSALAEARSQEIERGITLVGPHRDDVVLWLGELPAKGYASHGEGWSYALALRLGSYELLSADGGEPVLILDDVFAELDSQRRERLAALVGDASQVLVTAAVAEDVPPALQGARFEVAAGEVTRV
- a CDS encoding DUF721 domain-containing protein, with the protein product MSEEPAKSPAEPPPGTEPAPGTQPPPYAGTGPSGPQLARAALDAARAAGRTYTTRPEAPKRQPGDGQSPKRRRWSSAGPDPRDPQPLGRLVRRMVAERGWDRPTAEARVIGDWESLVGPEIAAKSKPVGLRDGELTLQAESTAWATQLRLLSGKLLGLLSAEVGPNVVRKIRVHGPAAPSWKRGPLSIRGRGPRDTYG
- a CDS encoding citrate synthase, with the protein product MTEEVTLLSTVEAARRLGVKPATLYAYVSRGLLSRVRGADGRTSYFDPAELDQMAHQPRTPAAGNGGGPLVRSSVSEVREQRLWYRGRDACEMARTEPFEAVAGWLWSEDRSRPLSFTSPVEFVDAARSASRGLPPTVRLLDRIRAIVAAIGAVDPLRADLRPEAVTITAATLIGALVDGLPRQGGSDGNGSVAQRLWGALSSLPPEPGAVAPLNTALGLLADHAITASTLAARVAASARAHPYAAVGAALYTLDGPVESGSAALVHRTLAEAERDGSVAVVARLLDQNNQLPGFGHPLYPDGDPRGRTLIDVLAAEPPHRGRWEAVEQFLATGGRGRPLAPTIDFGVAALTFTAGMPADAGLAILAVARCAGWVAHTLEEYGEEVDRFHVDAPPRRGRQP
- a CDS encoding NAD(P)/FAD-dependent oxidoreductase, which codes for MASDVQIIGAGIAGLACARAIAGAGHRVVVREAADTVGGRMATRVLDGRPVDLGASYLTCRDDAFRTVVDDWVRRGLAHPWARAFTVHNTLGSERTEDGPVRYGSSGGLRSLVEDLATGLLVSLDDRVTSVGPGPRVNGWPVDAVVLALPDQQARRLLDPECVEELAATDSPWSPGLAVAAGWAERRWDVDGVFVHDDPTVEWIADDGRRRADSAPVLVAHTTADFASEHLDDPDQAIGPVVDTVRSILDITDEPRWTFVQPWSDARPLRPRATPYHFGEARIGLCGDAWGSPRVETAWMSGHRLGLEIARTLG
- the gyrB gene encoding DNA topoisomerase (ATP-hydrolyzing) subunit B; translated protein: MSEKKKSGYDASSITVLEGLEAVRKRPGMYIGSTGERGLHHMVWEVVDNAVDEALAGYCDTVEVTLLDDGGVRVVDNGRGIPVGMHPVEKRPAVEVVLTVLHAGGKFDGKSYAVSGGLHGVGVSVVNALSHKLEVEIKTEGFVWYQPYENTQPAAKLEKRGSTSEHGTAITFWADPAIFETTVYNLETIRRRMQEMAFLNRGLTLILRDERDPDGDRGDKPREYTYQYKGGIADYVRFLNEKNTPIHKSVIEFAGESQGLAVEVAMQWNESYRESIHSFANTINTHEGGTHDEGFRTSLTSIVNRYAKEKKLLRGSDDNLTGDDIREGLAAIISVKIADPQFEGQTKTKLGNTEVKSFVQKICNEWLNDWFERNPSEARSIIQKASAASRARIAAQQARKLARRKSALDSNAMPGKLSDCQSSDPRECELYIVEGDSAGGSAKQGRDPKFQAILPIRGKILNVEKARIDRVLKNNEVQSLITALGTGIHDEFDIEKLRYHKIVLMADADVDGQHIRTLLLTLLFRFMKPLVELGHVYLAQPPLYKVKWNKKGDDAQYAFSDRERDGLIKLRQEKNPKAKPDDIQRFKGLGEMNYPELWETTMNPATRTLLQVTLDDAATADNLFSVLMGEDVEARRSFIQQNAKDVRFLDI